A window of Mus musculus strain C57BL/6J chromosome 3, GRCm38.p6 C57BL/6J genomic DNA:
TGGTTTTAAGGTGGTTTGTGTCTTGGCTGAGGCAGGGGAGAACAGACATTTTGGACCACTAAGCCTTGGGCCACACACAGGTGGTCTGTGGATAGCAGGAGCTGGGCTCTCATCCCTCTTCACTGGCAGTCCTTCATCATGGACATTGTTGGAGGTGTCCTGACTTTGTTCTGCACTCCTGTAAAATAACAAAGCTGCCCAGACAGCAAAGATgcagagaaaacaagagaaaaggcCGTGAGAGCTAGGAGGCCAGAGGGATGGGCTGTGGCCCAGCAGTGATGGTCCCGCAGGTCTGACTTGGGGATAGCCCGCAGGAGACCACCCCAGgagcccttctcctctcccttccaggAACACCCCTCCCATTACTCACTGAAGAGTGACTTCAGGATGCTAATCCCTCCCCACACCCTACCAACTTCCTCTTCTCAAGACTCCTCCCCattacccccccccaccccaggagaAAATGTTCAAAACTTTTCACTTGAGATGAGTAACTGAGAATGCTCGCTGGGCTTGGCTCTACTATGTGCACATTCATGCATAAGCTGCTCTAAGGATGAAAATCCAGGCAGTGAGTGGGAGGAGGCGAGTGATGTTGCTAGAAATTTATGGTTGGTGGGGGATGCTGTTTAAAATCTTTTAGACTGTGTTCTTTCCCCATGCCCCCTTTGATACAAGGCTCAAAATTCTACCTTTTGGGATCAACGTCTTTAGCTATATATCAAgatttagaccagtggttctcaacctgtgggttgagacccctttCACAGGAATTGCCTAAGaccatctgaaaacacagatatacacattaagattcataacagtagcaaaattatagctatgaagtagAAACGAGAATAACTTTATGATTGGGGGACCACCACAACTTGAAGAACAGTATTAAAGGGCCGCAGCATTAGTCAGGTTGAGTGAGAACCATTTCTTAGAGGATGTGGTAGACAGACTGCTTCCCCTCCCTCACTTGGGGACCTTGCCACTAGAGGGCAACAGCATCAGTGTGGTTCCCAGTCCCCCTCACACTGATGCTAACTTTAAGGACACTGCTCTCGGGCTGGCAGAAGGTTCAGCACACAAGCCAGAGTTTCGAGTCACGTGCCAGAAGGGAAAACTAAACACGGAATTAGAGAAAACTTGATGCCTCTGGCTTGCACTGGTCTCCTTTGGGCCCGTTAGGGCCCGCTAAACTCCCTCATTCCGCTCCTAATCCTGGACAGTCCAGGCAACAGGGGCGTGGAAAGTTGAGGGGGCTGGGATGTTCGTTTGCCTTGCCTCAGGCGCTGGGTGGGGTCGGGGCGTGCCAGCACTCCCTGGGCGGACCTCACGGATGCTGGCCACTATAAGGCCGGCCAGACTGCGACACATTCCATCCCCTCGACCACTCCTTTGGCGCTTCGCTGTCGACCGTGCGGTGAGCTCTCGCTGGGGGGTCCCTCTAGGGTCTTTCTGCTCCTGGGCAAGGGGTTAAGCCACTTCCTTCCCCCGTCAGCCTCTGCAGGCTCAGTGGGTGGAATGCATTGGGATCCAAGTTTTCGGAgcccagggaggcagggagagccaTGATTAGGTGGGTTGTATCAGGCAAACCCAGAGGCTAATGCATCCCTATGGGGCGGCAACCTGAGTCTGCTCTTCTGGGGTGCAGGAGGGTTTGCCCTGGGTGTGTCATCGTCCCAGTGTGTGGCTATGTCAGGAGGTGCCCAGGGGCACTCTCCATTCTCTTCCTTGCTCAGTCATATGCCCTAGTTCTCTTGGAAGCCCTGGAGGACAGTGCTCACAGATCCCAAAGCCCCTTCCATTCTTATATCCCTCACCTAAGTTGCCCCGGCTGCCACCTGTGTTGGCTTGAGACTGACTGCCTCAGGCAGGGGGGTGGTGAGAGAACTCTCTGCTATCAGCAGCACTGACTAGCCCCTCTGTCAAACAGCTTCTTCTAGCCCAGTGATCAGTCATGGCATGCCCTCTGGATCAGGCCATTGGCCTTCTCGTGGCCATCTTCCACAAGtactctggcaaggaaggtgacAAGCACACCCTGAgcaagaaggagctgaaggagttgaTCCAGAAGGAGCTCACCATTGGCTCCGTGAGTAGCCCCTGTCCC
This region includes:
- the S100a6 gene encoding protein S100-A6 — its product is MACPLDQAIGLLVAIFHKYSGKEGDKHTLSKKELKELIQKELTIGSKLQDAEIARLMDDLDRNKDQEVNFQEYVAFLGALALIYNEALK